In Mammaliicoccus sp. Marseille-Q6498, the genomic stretch TCGAAGGGGTGAGAGCAATCGAATTAAATCAAAGACAAGAACAAATCGTACAAATTGTAAAAAACAACGGACCCATTACCGGTGAAAAAATTGCTGAACGATTGAATTTAACACGTGCAACATTACGCCCAGATTTAGCAATTTTAACAATGGCAGGTTACCTTGATGCGAGACCACGTGTTGGATACTTTTATACAGGTAAATCGAGTACTCAACTATTAAGTGATTCAATTAAAAAAATGACAATAAAAGAATCGATGGCTATCCCAGTAGTTATAGAGGAAAATTTATCAGTCTATGAAGCCATCTGTAAAATGTTCCTTGAAGATGTTGGTACGTTATTTGTAATTAATAAAGAAGGTTACTTAGTCGGAGTTTGTTCTAGAAAAGACTTGTTAAGAGCTGCAATAGGCGGTCAAAGTTTAAATGAA encodes the following:
- a CDS encoding helix-turn-helix transcriptional regulator, whose product is MRAIELNQRQEQIVQIVKNNGPITGEKIAERLNLTRATLRPDLAILTMAGYLDARPRVGYFYTGKSSTQLLSDSIKKMTIKESMAIPVVIEENLSVYEAICKMFLEDVGTLFVINKEGYLVGVCSRKDLLRAAIGGQSLNETPVSINMSRMPNITVCLEDDLLIYAAKLLIDKQIDALPVVKKLKGDKMKVKGRITKTTITRAFVSLIEDE